CGCTGCTCCATTTCCTCGATATAGCTGGATGCCCAATGGCCTTTGAGGTCGATGAATTGGCTTTTGCAACGGGAATCATTGCTTTGCTTGCGAATAAGCGACATTTGGACTTTGATGATATATTTCGTCTCCATCTCCGCTGTTTGAATATCTGGCTTACCTGTCACAATCCCCAGGTAAATTGCGCCTTTTTCATCATAATATTTGTGCTCTGAGCCTATAAAAGATAGCCAGTCCGCATATTCCTTTTTACTGTAAAATAAAAGTGTTAGGGTAGCTGTATAATGCGAGGTTCCACGATTGACTAGACCTGCCGAG
This DNA window, taken from Paenibacillus kribbensis, encodes the following:
- a CDS encoding S-layer homology domain-containing protein, whose translation is MTQQSPHKSEDMIYKKRLFYDNGIRFVEVKAKLINEYKPPAPNLKSYVHETFSYSAGLVNRGTSHYTATLTLLFYSKKEYADWLSFIGSEHKYYDEKGAIYLGIVTGKPDIQTAEMETKYIIKVQMSLIRKQSNDSRCKSQFIDLKGHWASSYIEEMEQRGMVTIPADEGEVSPYFRPDESCTRAEGITFLMRSYRYVDRILRGY